A single window of Nicotiana sylvestris chromosome 3, ASM39365v2, whole genome shotgun sequence DNA harbors:
- the LOC138887937 gene encoding uncharacterized protein, translating into MGDKVRWPKEMRSNPNRRNPDHWCEFHNDHGHKTADCRLLQGEVDHLLKQGYLTELFSERGKQAYVKNKQETPKPPSPKRTVNVISGGEDINGVTYTAANKVSKVTITHGKRVRHVLEEESITFDDADADGVLSPNNDALVISLLVHDTNVKRVLIDPGSSMNIILLRVLREIVVTKGEVILTTFAEGVVKDTKFQVVDMKMAYNMILGRPWIHEMDVVPSTLHQVIKFPSPWGICQIHRDQHTSRSINSVADSSTGNEEK; encoded by the exons atgggtgataaggtacggtggccaaaagaaatgagatcgaatccaaacaggcgcaaccctgatcactggtgcgaatttcacaacgatcacgggcataaaacggCAGACTGTAGGTTGCTACAAGGTGAAGTTGATCATCTATTAAAGCAAGGGTATCTCACTGAATTATTTAGCGAGAGAGGTAAGCAAGCATACGTGAAGAATAAGCAGGAGaccccaaaaccaccttctcccaaaaggaccgttaatgtcataagtggaggtgaagacatcaatggtgtgACGTACACAGCAGCCAATAAAGtttccaaagtcacaattacccaCGGGAAGCGGGTGCGACATGTATTAGAGGAAGAAAGCATTacgtttgatgatgcagatgcagatggcgtaTTATCCCCaaataatgatgcactggtaatatctctacttgtacatgatactaatgtgaaacgagttttgattgatccaggtagttccatgAACATTATTCTGCTAAGAGTTCTACGTGAGAT CGTAGTGACGAAAGGGGAGGTAATACTTAcaacattcgcagaaggagttgtcaaagatacaaagtttcaggtggtagatatgaagatggcttacaatatgatccttgggagaccatggatccacgagatgGATGTCGTTCCATCAACCTTGcaccaagttattaaatttccatcaccatggggaatatgtcaaatccatagggatcaacatacatccaggagcatcaactctgtagcagattcaagtacgggaaacgaagaaaaatag